The Takifugu flavidus isolate HTHZ2018 chromosome 17, ASM371156v2, whole genome shotgun sequence genome contains a region encoding:
- the rps6ka3b gene encoding ribosomal protein S6 kinase alpha-3 isoform X4, translating to MRRSMLAPQNLSRGRDYRTHYSLGHPEACRSPTWELQDDVPIKEISITHHVKEGSEKADPRQFELRKVLGQGSFGKVFLVRKVTGPDAGQLYAMKVLKKATLKVRDRVRTKMERDILVEVNHPFIVKLHYAFQTEGKLYLILDFLRGGDLFTRLSKEVMFTEEDVKFYLAELALALDHLHGLGIIYRDLKPENILLDEEGHIKLTDFGLSKESVDHENKAYSFCGTVEYMAPEVVNRRGHSHYADWWSYGVLMYEMLTGSLPFQGKDRKDTMTMILKAKLGMPQFLSTEAQSLLRNLFKRNPANRLGAGPDGVEEIKRHQFFNTIDWNKLFRREIHPPFKPAAGRPDDTFYFDPEFTAKTPRDSPGVPPSANAHQLFRGFSFVAITEEDTEPAPNTIVQQLHRSTSQFSDTYEIKEDIGVGSYSVCKRCLHKGTGMEYAVKIISKAKKDPTEEVEILLRYGQHPNIITLKDVYDDGRSVFLVTELMKGGELLDKILRQKFFSEREASAVLYTITKTVEYLHVQGVVHRDLKPSNILYVDESGNAESIRICDFGFSKQLRAENGLLMTPCYTANFVAPEVLKKQGYDAACDIWSLGVLLYTMLTGFTPFANGPEDTPEEILARIGSGKFSLTGGYWNSVSNEAKDLVSRMLHVDPHRRLTAAQVLRHPWVTHRDQLPKYTLNRQDAPHLVKGAMAATYSALNRNVPPVLEPVGCSTLAQRRGMKKITSTAL from the exons ATGCGCAGGAGCATGTTAGCGCCACAGAACCTGAGCCGCGGCCGGGACTACAGGACACATTATTCACTGGGACATCCAGAAGCCTGCAGGTCACCCACCTGGGAACTTCAG GACGACGTCCCGATCAAAGAGATCAGCATCACTCACCATGTGAAGGAGGGGTCCGAGAAGGCCGACCCACGACAGTTCGAGCTCCGCAAAGTCCTAGGACAGGGCTCCTTtggcaag GTGTTTCTGGTGAGGAAGGTCACGGGGCCGGACGCCGGTCAGCTGTACGCCATGAAAGTCCTGAAGAAAGCGACGCTGAAAG tACGCGACCGGGTCAGGACCAAGATGGAGAGAGACATCCTGGTGGAGGTCAACCACCCCTTCATTGTTAAACTGCACTACG cgTTCCAGACTGAAGGGAAGCTGTATCTGATCTTGGACTtcctcagaggaggagatcTTTTCACACGCCTTTCCAAGGAG GTGATGTTCACGGAGGAGGATGTGAAGTTTTACCTGGCAGAGCTCGCTTTGGCCCTGGACCACCTTCACGGCCTGGGCATCATTTATAGAGACCTCAAGCCAGAGAA CATCCTGCTCGATGAGGAGGGGCACATCAAGCTGACTG ACTTCGGCCTCAGTAAAGAGTCCGTCGATCATGAAAACAAGGCGTATTCCTTCTGTGGCACTGTGGAGTACATGGCTCCTGAGGTGGTGAACAGACGGGGACACTCGCACTACGCCGACTGGTGGTCCTATGGAGTTCTTATG TATGAGATGCTGACAGGATCGCTGCCGTTCCAAGGCAAAGACCGGAAAGACACGATGACCATGATCCTCAA GGCCAAGTTGGGAATGCCACAGTTTTTGAGTACAGAAGCACAGAGCCTCCTCAGAAACCTCTTCAAACGCAACCCTGCCAACAGATTAG GAGCTGGACCAGACGGTGTGGAAGAGATCAAGAGGCATCAGTTCTTCAACACTATCGACTGGAAT AAACTCTTCCGTAGGGAGATTCACCCTCCCTTCAAACCAGCTGCAGGACGACCTGACGATACCTTCTATTTCGATCCAGAGTTCACCGCGAAAACTCCCAGAG ACTCTCCAGGGGTTCCTCCCAGCGCCAATGCCCATCAGCTGTTCAGAGGATTCAGTTTTGTGGCCATAACGGAAGAGGACACAGAACCAGCCCCCAACACGATTGTTcag CAGCTTCACAGAAGCACATCCCAGTTTTCAGACACCTATGAAATCAAAGAGGACATTGGAGTCGGGTCCTATTCCGTCTGTAAACGCTGCTTACACAAAGGAACGGGCATGGAGTACGCTGTCAAG ATCATCAGCAAGGCTAAGAAAGATCCGACCGAGGAGGTGGAGATCCTGCTGAGATATGGACAACATCCCAACATCATCACCCTGAAGGAT GTGTATGATGATGGGCGCTCGGTGTTCTTGGTGACTGAGCTGATGAAAGGAGGTGAGCTGCTGGACAAAATCCTACGCCAGAAGTTTTTCTCGGAGAGAGAAGCCAGCGCCGTCCTCTACACCATCACAAAGACTGTAGAGTACCTGCATGTGCAGGGG GTGGTGCACAGAGACCTGAAGCCCAGCAACATCCTGTATGTGGACGAGAGCGGGAACGCCGAGTCCATCAGGATCTGTGACTTTGGTTTCTCCAAACAGCTGAGGGCGGAGAACGGTCTGCTCATGACGCCGTGCTACACTGCTAACTTTGTTGCACCCGAG GTGCTGAAGAAACAGGGTTACGATGCTGCCTGTGACATCTGGAGTCTGGGAGTTCTGCTCTACACGATGCTAACAGG TTTCACTCCTTTTGCCAACGGCCCAGAGGACACGCCAGAAGAGATTTTGGCTCGTATCGGCAGCGGCAAGTTCTCTCTCACTGGAGGATACTGGAACTCTGTCTCTAATGAGGCCAAG GACCTGGTGTCAAGGATGCTGCACGTCGACCCTCACCGGCGGCTGACGGCTGCTCAGGTCCTTCGACACCCCTGGGTGACGCACAGAGACCAGCTCCCCAAATACACCCTGAACAGACAGGACGCCCCACATCTGGTcaag GGTGCAATGGCAGCCACTTACTCAGCCCTCAACAGGAATGTTCCTCCAGTCCTGGAACCAGTGGGCTGTTCCACTCTGGCCCAGCGGAGGGGTATGAAGAAGATCACCTCCACTGCCCTGTGA
- the rps6ka3b gene encoding ribosomal protein S6 kinase alpha-3 isoform X2 encodes MMTHCSPEAKPLCISAVTSLVRALRRRLKAFRRLLLLTRSDAGPPQTASHTGQKKPLDGNNGKAVSGCGPTQPRVTDDVPIKEISITHHVKEGSEKADPRQFELRKVLGQGSFGKVFLVRKVTGPDAGQLYAMKVLKKATLKVRDRVRTKMERDILVEVNHPFIVKLHYAFQTEGKLYLILDFLRGGDLFTRLSKEVMFTEEDVKFYLAELALALDHLHGLGIIYRDLKPENILLDEEGHIKLTDFGLSKESVDHENKAYSFCGTVEYMAPEVVNRRGHSHYADWWSYGVLMYEMLTGSLPFQGKDRKDTMTMILKAKLGMPQFLSTEAQSLLRNLFKRNPANRLGAGPDGVEEIKRHQFFNTIDWNKLFRREIHPPFKPAAGRPDDTFYFDPEFTAKTPRDSPGVPPSANAHQLFRGFSFVAITEEDTEPAPNTIVQLHRSTSQFSDTYEIKEDIGVGSYSVCKRCLHKGTGMEYAVKIISKAKKDPTEEVEILLRYGQHPNIITLKDVYDDGRSVFLVTELMKGGELLDKILRQKFFSEREASAVLYTITKTVEYLHVQGVVHRDLKPSNILYVDESGNAESIRICDFGFSKQLRAENGLLMTPCYTANFVAPEVLKKQGYDAACDIWSLGVLLYTMLTGFTPFANGPEDTPEEILARIGSGKFSLTGGYWNSVSNEAKDLVSRMLHVDPHRRLTAAQVLRHPWVTHRDQLPKYTLNRQDAPHLVKGAMAATYSALNRNVPPVLEPVGCSTLAQRRGMKKITSTAL; translated from the exons TGCATCTCTGCCGTAACCAGCCTCGTCAGGGCGCTGCGGCGTCGGCTCAAAGCCTTCAGACGCCTACTGCTGCTGACGAGGAGCGACGCCGGCCCTCCGCAGACAGCCTCCCATACTGGCCAAAAGAAGCCGTTAGACGGGAATAATGGCAAAGCGGTTTCAGGCTGTGGGCCGACACAGCCCCGTGTGACC GACGACGTCCCGATCAAAGAGATCAGCATCACTCACCATGTGAAGGAGGGGTCCGAGAAGGCCGACCCACGACAGTTCGAGCTCCGCAAAGTCCTAGGACAGGGCTCCTTtggcaag GTGTTTCTGGTGAGGAAGGTCACGGGGCCGGACGCCGGTCAGCTGTACGCCATGAAAGTCCTGAAGAAAGCGACGCTGAAAG tACGCGACCGGGTCAGGACCAAGATGGAGAGAGACATCCTGGTGGAGGTCAACCACCCCTTCATTGTTAAACTGCACTACG cgTTCCAGACTGAAGGGAAGCTGTATCTGATCTTGGACTtcctcagaggaggagatcTTTTCACACGCCTTTCCAAGGAG GTGATGTTCACGGAGGAGGATGTGAAGTTTTACCTGGCAGAGCTCGCTTTGGCCCTGGACCACCTTCACGGCCTGGGCATCATTTATAGAGACCTCAAGCCAGAGAA CATCCTGCTCGATGAGGAGGGGCACATCAAGCTGACTG ACTTCGGCCTCAGTAAAGAGTCCGTCGATCATGAAAACAAGGCGTATTCCTTCTGTGGCACTGTGGAGTACATGGCTCCTGAGGTGGTGAACAGACGGGGACACTCGCACTACGCCGACTGGTGGTCCTATGGAGTTCTTATG TATGAGATGCTGACAGGATCGCTGCCGTTCCAAGGCAAAGACCGGAAAGACACGATGACCATGATCCTCAA GGCCAAGTTGGGAATGCCACAGTTTTTGAGTACAGAAGCACAGAGCCTCCTCAGAAACCTCTTCAAACGCAACCCTGCCAACAGATTAG GAGCTGGACCAGACGGTGTGGAAGAGATCAAGAGGCATCAGTTCTTCAACACTATCGACTGGAAT AAACTCTTCCGTAGGGAGATTCACCCTCCCTTCAAACCAGCTGCAGGACGACCTGACGATACCTTCTATTTCGATCCAGAGTTCACCGCGAAAACTCCCAGAG ACTCTCCAGGGGTTCCTCCCAGCGCCAATGCCCATCAGCTGTTCAGAGGATTCAGTTTTGTGGCCATAACGGAAGAGGACACAGAACCAGCCCCCAACACGATTGTTcag CTTCACAGAAGCACATCCCAGTTTTCAGACACCTATGAAATCAAAGAGGACATTGGAGTCGGGTCCTATTCCGTCTGTAAACGCTGCTTACACAAAGGAACGGGCATGGAGTACGCTGTCAAG ATCATCAGCAAGGCTAAGAAAGATCCGACCGAGGAGGTGGAGATCCTGCTGAGATATGGACAACATCCCAACATCATCACCCTGAAGGAT GTGTATGATGATGGGCGCTCGGTGTTCTTGGTGACTGAGCTGATGAAAGGAGGTGAGCTGCTGGACAAAATCCTACGCCAGAAGTTTTTCTCGGAGAGAGAAGCCAGCGCCGTCCTCTACACCATCACAAAGACTGTAGAGTACCTGCATGTGCAGGGG GTGGTGCACAGAGACCTGAAGCCCAGCAACATCCTGTATGTGGACGAGAGCGGGAACGCCGAGTCCATCAGGATCTGTGACTTTGGTTTCTCCAAACAGCTGAGGGCGGAGAACGGTCTGCTCATGACGCCGTGCTACACTGCTAACTTTGTTGCACCCGAG GTGCTGAAGAAACAGGGTTACGATGCTGCCTGTGACATCTGGAGTCTGGGAGTTCTGCTCTACACGATGCTAACAGG TTTCACTCCTTTTGCCAACGGCCCAGAGGACACGCCAGAAGAGATTTTGGCTCGTATCGGCAGCGGCAAGTTCTCTCTCACTGGAGGATACTGGAACTCTGTCTCTAATGAGGCCAAG GACCTGGTGTCAAGGATGCTGCACGTCGACCCTCACCGGCGGCTGACGGCTGCTCAGGTCCTTCGACACCCCTGGGTGACGCACAGAGACCAGCTCCCCAAATACACCCTGAACAGACAGGACGCCCCACATCTGGTcaag GGTGCAATGGCAGCCACTTACTCAGCCCTCAACAGGAATGTTCCTCCAGTCCTGGAACCAGTGGGCTGTTCCACTCTGGCCCAGCGGAGGGGTATGAAGAAGATCACCTCCACTGCCCTGTGA
- the rps6ka3b gene encoding ribosomal protein S6 kinase alpha-3 isoform X1, whose translation MMTHCSPEAKPLCISAVTSLVRALRRRLKAFRRLLLLTRSDAGPPQTASHTGQKKPLDGNNGKAVSGCGPTQPRVTDDVPIKEISITHHVKEGSEKADPRQFELRKVLGQGSFGKVFLVRKVTGPDAGQLYAMKVLKKATLKVRDRVRTKMERDILVEVNHPFIVKLHYAFQTEGKLYLILDFLRGGDLFTRLSKEVMFTEEDVKFYLAELALALDHLHGLGIIYRDLKPENILLDEEGHIKLTDFGLSKESVDHENKAYSFCGTVEYMAPEVVNRRGHSHYADWWSYGVLMYEMLTGSLPFQGKDRKDTMTMILKAKLGMPQFLSTEAQSLLRNLFKRNPANRLGAGPDGVEEIKRHQFFNTIDWNKLFRREIHPPFKPAAGRPDDTFYFDPEFTAKTPRDSPGVPPSANAHQLFRGFSFVAITEEDTEPAPNTIVQQLHRSTSQFSDTYEIKEDIGVGSYSVCKRCLHKGTGMEYAVKIISKAKKDPTEEVEILLRYGQHPNIITLKDVYDDGRSVFLVTELMKGGELLDKILRQKFFSEREASAVLYTITKTVEYLHVQGVVHRDLKPSNILYVDESGNAESIRICDFGFSKQLRAENGLLMTPCYTANFVAPEVLKKQGYDAACDIWSLGVLLYTMLTGFTPFANGPEDTPEEILARIGSGKFSLTGGYWNSVSNEAKDLVSRMLHVDPHRRLTAAQVLRHPWVTHRDQLPKYTLNRQDAPHLVKGAMAATYSALNRNVPPVLEPVGCSTLAQRRGMKKITSTAL comes from the exons TGCATCTCTGCCGTAACCAGCCTCGTCAGGGCGCTGCGGCGTCGGCTCAAAGCCTTCAGACGCCTACTGCTGCTGACGAGGAGCGACGCCGGCCCTCCGCAGACAGCCTCCCATACTGGCCAAAAGAAGCCGTTAGACGGGAATAATGGCAAAGCGGTTTCAGGCTGTGGGCCGACACAGCCCCGTGTGACC GACGACGTCCCGATCAAAGAGATCAGCATCACTCACCATGTGAAGGAGGGGTCCGAGAAGGCCGACCCACGACAGTTCGAGCTCCGCAAAGTCCTAGGACAGGGCTCCTTtggcaag GTGTTTCTGGTGAGGAAGGTCACGGGGCCGGACGCCGGTCAGCTGTACGCCATGAAAGTCCTGAAGAAAGCGACGCTGAAAG tACGCGACCGGGTCAGGACCAAGATGGAGAGAGACATCCTGGTGGAGGTCAACCACCCCTTCATTGTTAAACTGCACTACG cgTTCCAGACTGAAGGGAAGCTGTATCTGATCTTGGACTtcctcagaggaggagatcTTTTCACACGCCTTTCCAAGGAG GTGATGTTCACGGAGGAGGATGTGAAGTTTTACCTGGCAGAGCTCGCTTTGGCCCTGGACCACCTTCACGGCCTGGGCATCATTTATAGAGACCTCAAGCCAGAGAA CATCCTGCTCGATGAGGAGGGGCACATCAAGCTGACTG ACTTCGGCCTCAGTAAAGAGTCCGTCGATCATGAAAACAAGGCGTATTCCTTCTGTGGCACTGTGGAGTACATGGCTCCTGAGGTGGTGAACAGACGGGGACACTCGCACTACGCCGACTGGTGGTCCTATGGAGTTCTTATG TATGAGATGCTGACAGGATCGCTGCCGTTCCAAGGCAAAGACCGGAAAGACACGATGACCATGATCCTCAA GGCCAAGTTGGGAATGCCACAGTTTTTGAGTACAGAAGCACAGAGCCTCCTCAGAAACCTCTTCAAACGCAACCCTGCCAACAGATTAG GAGCTGGACCAGACGGTGTGGAAGAGATCAAGAGGCATCAGTTCTTCAACACTATCGACTGGAAT AAACTCTTCCGTAGGGAGATTCACCCTCCCTTCAAACCAGCTGCAGGACGACCTGACGATACCTTCTATTTCGATCCAGAGTTCACCGCGAAAACTCCCAGAG ACTCTCCAGGGGTTCCTCCCAGCGCCAATGCCCATCAGCTGTTCAGAGGATTCAGTTTTGTGGCCATAACGGAAGAGGACACAGAACCAGCCCCCAACACGATTGTTcag CAGCTTCACAGAAGCACATCCCAGTTTTCAGACACCTATGAAATCAAAGAGGACATTGGAGTCGGGTCCTATTCCGTCTGTAAACGCTGCTTACACAAAGGAACGGGCATGGAGTACGCTGTCAAG ATCATCAGCAAGGCTAAGAAAGATCCGACCGAGGAGGTGGAGATCCTGCTGAGATATGGACAACATCCCAACATCATCACCCTGAAGGAT GTGTATGATGATGGGCGCTCGGTGTTCTTGGTGACTGAGCTGATGAAAGGAGGTGAGCTGCTGGACAAAATCCTACGCCAGAAGTTTTTCTCGGAGAGAGAAGCCAGCGCCGTCCTCTACACCATCACAAAGACTGTAGAGTACCTGCATGTGCAGGGG GTGGTGCACAGAGACCTGAAGCCCAGCAACATCCTGTATGTGGACGAGAGCGGGAACGCCGAGTCCATCAGGATCTGTGACTTTGGTTTCTCCAAACAGCTGAGGGCGGAGAACGGTCTGCTCATGACGCCGTGCTACACTGCTAACTTTGTTGCACCCGAG GTGCTGAAGAAACAGGGTTACGATGCTGCCTGTGACATCTGGAGTCTGGGAGTTCTGCTCTACACGATGCTAACAGG TTTCACTCCTTTTGCCAACGGCCCAGAGGACACGCCAGAAGAGATTTTGGCTCGTATCGGCAGCGGCAAGTTCTCTCTCACTGGAGGATACTGGAACTCTGTCTCTAATGAGGCCAAG GACCTGGTGTCAAGGATGCTGCACGTCGACCCTCACCGGCGGCTGACGGCTGCTCAGGTCCTTCGACACCCCTGGGTGACGCACAGAGACCAGCTCCCCAAATACACCCTGAACAGACAGGACGCCCCACATCTGGTcaag GGTGCAATGGCAGCCACTTACTCAGCCCTCAACAGGAATGTTCCTCCAGTCCTGGAACCAGTGGGCTGTTCCACTCTGGCCCAGCGGAGGGGTATGAAGAAGATCACCTCCACTGCCCTGTGA
- the rps6ka3b gene encoding ribosomal protein S6 kinase alpha-3 isoform X3, with amino-acid sequence MPLAQLADPWQKMPMGRTSGEDVNHDPEDSVGEDDSAPDDVPIKEISITHHVKEGSEKADPRQFELRKVLGQGSFGKVFLVRKVTGPDAGQLYAMKVLKKATLKVRDRVRTKMERDILVEVNHPFIVKLHYAFQTEGKLYLILDFLRGGDLFTRLSKEVMFTEEDVKFYLAELALALDHLHGLGIIYRDLKPENILLDEEGHIKLTDFGLSKESVDHENKAYSFCGTVEYMAPEVVNRRGHSHYADWWSYGVLMYEMLTGSLPFQGKDRKDTMTMILKAKLGMPQFLSTEAQSLLRNLFKRNPANRLGAGPDGVEEIKRHQFFNTIDWNKLFRREIHPPFKPAAGRPDDTFYFDPEFTAKTPRDSPGVPPSANAHQLFRGFSFVAITEEDTEPAPNTIVQQLHRSTSQFSDTYEIKEDIGVGSYSVCKRCLHKGTGMEYAVKIISKAKKDPTEEVEILLRYGQHPNIITLKDVYDDGRSVFLVTELMKGGELLDKILRQKFFSEREASAVLYTITKTVEYLHVQGVVHRDLKPSNILYVDESGNAESIRICDFGFSKQLRAENGLLMTPCYTANFVAPEVLKKQGYDAACDIWSLGVLLYTMLTGFTPFANGPEDTPEEILARIGSGKFSLTGGYWNSVSNEAKDLVSRMLHVDPHRRLTAAQVLRHPWVTHRDQLPKYTLNRQDAPHLVKGAMAATYSALNRNVPPVLEPVGCSTLAQRRGMKKITSTAL; translated from the exons GACGACGTCCCGATCAAAGAGATCAGCATCACTCACCATGTGAAGGAGGGGTCCGAGAAGGCCGACCCACGACAGTTCGAGCTCCGCAAAGTCCTAGGACAGGGCTCCTTtggcaag GTGTTTCTGGTGAGGAAGGTCACGGGGCCGGACGCCGGTCAGCTGTACGCCATGAAAGTCCTGAAGAAAGCGACGCTGAAAG tACGCGACCGGGTCAGGACCAAGATGGAGAGAGACATCCTGGTGGAGGTCAACCACCCCTTCATTGTTAAACTGCACTACG cgTTCCAGACTGAAGGGAAGCTGTATCTGATCTTGGACTtcctcagaggaggagatcTTTTCACACGCCTTTCCAAGGAG GTGATGTTCACGGAGGAGGATGTGAAGTTTTACCTGGCAGAGCTCGCTTTGGCCCTGGACCACCTTCACGGCCTGGGCATCATTTATAGAGACCTCAAGCCAGAGAA CATCCTGCTCGATGAGGAGGGGCACATCAAGCTGACTG ACTTCGGCCTCAGTAAAGAGTCCGTCGATCATGAAAACAAGGCGTATTCCTTCTGTGGCACTGTGGAGTACATGGCTCCTGAGGTGGTGAACAGACGGGGACACTCGCACTACGCCGACTGGTGGTCCTATGGAGTTCTTATG TATGAGATGCTGACAGGATCGCTGCCGTTCCAAGGCAAAGACCGGAAAGACACGATGACCATGATCCTCAA GGCCAAGTTGGGAATGCCACAGTTTTTGAGTACAGAAGCACAGAGCCTCCTCAGAAACCTCTTCAAACGCAACCCTGCCAACAGATTAG GAGCTGGACCAGACGGTGTGGAAGAGATCAAGAGGCATCAGTTCTTCAACACTATCGACTGGAAT AAACTCTTCCGTAGGGAGATTCACCCTCCCTTCAAACCAGCTGCAGGACGACCTGACGATACCTTCTATTTCGATCCAGAGTTCACCGCGAAAACTCCCAGAG ACTCTCCAGGGGTTCCTCCCAGCGCCAATGCCCATCAGCTGTTCAGAGGATTCAGTTTTGTGGCCATAACGGAAGAGGACACAGAACCAGCCCCCAACACGATTGTTcag CAGCTTCACAGAAGCACATCCCAGTTTTCAGACACCTATGAAATCAAAGAGGACATTGGAGTCGGGTCCTATTCCGTCTGTAAACGCTGCTTACACAAAGGAACGGGCATGGAGTACGCTGTCAAG ATCATCAGCAAGGCTAAGAAAGATCCGACCGAGGAGGTGGAGATCCTGCTGAGATATGGACAACATCCCAACATCATCACCCTGAAGGAT GTGTATGATGATGGGCGCTCGGTGTTCTTGGTGACTGAGCTGATGAAAGGAGGTGAGCTGCTGGACAAAATCCTACGCCAGAAGTTTTTCTCGGAGAGAGAAGCCAGCGCCGTCCTCTACACCATCACAAAGACTGTAGAGTACCTGCATGTGCAGGGG GTGGTGCACAGAGACCTGAAGCCCAGCAACATCCTGTATGTGGACGAGAGCGGGAACGCCGAGTCCATCAGGATCTGTGACTTTGGTTTCTCCAAACAGCTGAGGGCGGAGAACGGTCTGCTCATGACGCCGTGCTACACTGCTAACTTTGTTGCACCCGAG GTGCTGAAGAAACAGGGTTACGATGCTGCCTGTGACATCTGGAGTCTGGGAGTTCTGCTCTACACGATGCTAACAGG TTTCACTCCTTTTGCCAACGGCCCAGAGGACACGCCAGAAGAGATTTTGGCTCGTATCGGCAGCGGCAAGTTCTCTCTCACTGGAGGATACTGGAACTCTGTCTCTAATGAGGCCAAG GACCTGGTGTCAAGGATGCTGCACGTCGACCCTCACCGGCGGCTGACGGCTGCTCAGGTCCTTCGACACCCCTGGGTGACGCACAGAGACCAGCTCCCCAAATACACCCTGAACAGACAGGACGCCCCACATCTGGTcaag GGTGCAATGGCAGCCACTTACTCAGCCCTCAACAGGAATGTTCCTCCAGTCCTGGAACCAGTGGGCTGTTCCACTCTGGCCCAGCGGAGGGGTATGAAGAAGATCACCTCCACTGCCCTGTGA